In Gammaproteobacteria bacterium, the genomic stretch TGATTGAGAGCATGATCAAGGCAGACCCGAAGAGACCAATCGCTACGGTCCAGAACAGCTTATCCATGTCAACTCCATTACTTTGATTCAGTCTAAGGCGATTTCTGACATCTGATATATTAGTGTTTTTGTATATCCTGTTAGACCTTGGGCGCGACCGAGCGCAAAGAATTCCCGATCAAAGGTCGATTGTGGTTCAGGAAACCGCTGGAATTGCGAAAGTTCATTGCGCTATATATCCGCAGCATATAGATTTGCTGGGATATGGATACTCTTGGGAACCGCTCCAATCTGCCGGGTCATCCGCGATCCTTTCCGTTCTGGCGGATGACGAAACTGCGAATAGAGTTCGCCTGCCTTCGCGACCAGGCCCGGTCGCACGTAGTCAAATCTCCTATCCCACTTACTGTCGATTAATTTCACTGTCGTTTTTGCCAGGAAACGGAGCGTCATGATCAGCGTGAAGATGGACCGTGTGCTGAATAAGCTCACGAAAATTTATAAACCGTTCACCCTCTTGTCACGGCAGCGACTGCACGAAGTACTGAACAACGTGCGTCTGATCGAGATGCGGGAGGGCGAGATCTTTCAGGTCCGCGGCGGTCCCGACCGGGACTACCTGTTCCTGCTCGAAGGTCATGTGGAGATCATCGAAGTCGGATCCATCAGGACCGTCAAAGGTCCCGAGCAAACGCAGAATCGACCGATCGTGCTACCTCCGGCACCTGATACCACGACCCTTGTCGCACGGGAAAACGCGGTTATCTGCCACGCTGACCGGGAGATGGTCGATGACCTGGTATCCTGGGATGGTTACGTGCACCTGCTCGGAGAAAGCGACCTCGAACTCTTTCGCAGGCTCGAAAGGGTACGTAACGCTTTGGTGTTCCGCCGACTCCCGCTCGAGGTGCTCGAGATCGCGTTCAGGAAGATGCGCACCCTGCAGGTGAAGGCCGGCGAAGAGATCGTCAGAATGGGCGAGGAAGGGCATTCCTACTATGTGATCAGCAAGGGTGCCGCTGTCGTGTACCAGGTCGGCCTGTACGACAATGGACTCCACGAGGTCGCCAAACTGGGTGAAGGGGACGCCTTTGGCTGCGAGGCCCTGATCTCGGGGGGCACCCGCAGTGAAACCGTGCAGGCCACGGAAGACACCGACCTGCTGGTCCTGGAGAAAGCGGATTTTCAGGAACTGATCGGCAAGTCATTGATCAAGACCGTCTCTGCGCCAATCGCCCGCGTCATGCTCAAGAGCGGTTACGGGTTGCTGGACGTCCGCTATCCCGAGGAATACGATGAACGCCACATCCCAAATGCGGCCCTGATTCCCCTGTACGAGCTGCGCAGTCGATTGAACGAACTTCACAAGGACGGCAAGTACATCGTCTGTTGTCATGGTGGAAGCCGCAGCGCGGTGGCTGCACTGATACTCTGCCAGAATCATTTCGAGGTTTTCGCCCTCGAAGGGGGTATTCGCGACTGGCCCTTCGAGATCGACACCACATACCAGGTGGCAGCGGCCGGATAGACGCATCCCTTTCGGCTCGGTGACAGCACAGTCGCACCAAGGGGTGTCCGGCAACATAGATACCCGTCACGGGATCCCGGAGGCACCGGCAATCGAAATCGGGCACGTGGCAGGCACGCGTCGAACGGCTCGACGACCGCAATACACAGAGAACGGCAATCTATGGGTGCATGTCCGCCTGGACTCCCGGCCGAAGTACGACCAGTTCGGGCCGTACCGAGCGGACACCATCGGAATCCGAACCCGATCATCCGCCAGCAAACGTGCGGAACACCCCAGCCGATTCGCGGATTCGTCTCGGCTCGCTTCCGGGCAGCCTCGTCTCAGTCCGTCAGGGCGTAGAAGCCCTTGCCATAAACCTTATCGATGGTCCGCTTCACCGGCTCGTAGGCGGCCCACTCGACCGAGACCCAGCGATCGTATTTGGGGTCGATCGCCTTCAATGCCTGCGGATCCTTCTCGTGCATGACCAACAGCGCGGCCTCGATCCGCTGCATCATCCCGGCGTCGAGGTGCGGTGTAGCCGCCCGACTTCGAACCGGTCGGCCAGGTGACCAGCTCGAAATCCTTTCCCGTCTCCCGCTCGAGATAAGCGATCAGCGGACCGAACCGCTCCGCCATGGCCTCGGGCCGATCGATGGGCAGAACGCCGAATCGGATGATCTCACCAGAATGTTCCGCACGGATCCCGGTGTTCAGGAAGGTCGCCAGCACCAGTGCCGAAAACCCGGTGCCTCCTAAGGCGATTTCTGTCAAATGACATACCATCCTGCTTGTCTTTGTCGTCCGTCCTCTGTGTTGCGACAACCGTTCCATAGTTCGACGATGCGCCTGTTGTCGCGTCTTGATGACGAAAGAAAATCCGGCGCGATCTGGTATGTCATTTTCCGGCAATCGCCTAAAGCAAGCAGCCAACTCCGCATGTTCATCGTCCCCACCTCGACTTCTCCAGCATTGATCGCGATTCAACTCGCACCCGATGTCCACGAGAAAGGTCGGGCTTCCTGTCCCGTTGCGAAACGCGTCATTTTCGGCCGATCGAGACCGACCCTTCCTGTCCGTCGCGCCGCATCTTCCGAATTCACGACGATACGTAGCAGGGCGTTGGGCTAAACTTGTGGAGGAAATACGACGATTTCGCGTCGTTTATATTTGGCAATAAAATCAACCGGATACTGGATTGGGCCACGGTGTGACATCAGGACGGTCGACCGACGTCCACGCGCCTGACGATCCGGGACGTCTAGGGTCTCCCCGGATGGGAGATGCTTTTCACGTCGGCGACTGGTCGGTGGACAGCGCATCCGGACGGATCACACGGGATGGCGAGTCGGTCAAGCTGGAACCGCGGGTGATGGAGGTGCTGGTCTACCTGGCGTCGCACCAGGGCGAGGTGGTCAGCCGACAGGAGCTCGAGGAAACCCTCTGGGCCGGCACCGTCGTCAGCTACGAGGCGCTCACCGGCGCCATCCAGAAACTGCGGCGGGCCTTCAAAGACGACCGGAAGGCACCGCGCGTCATCGAGACGCTCTCCAAGCGTGGCTACCGACTGGTCGCGCCCGTATACCCGCTGGTTGCGCCAGAGGGGCATGTTCGATCCACCGTTGGTGACACCGTGCCCGCGAAGGAGGTTCGCTGGGGCCAGGTGGCTGCGATCGCGGCGCTGGCGGCACTGGCAGTCGTCGCCTTCTTCCTGTGGTCTGTGCCCAAGGAAGAAGACGCGCACCTCGTTGCCGATGACGGGGCGAAACGCTCGATCGCCGTGCTGCCCTTCGACAGCCTTAGCGGCGATTCGAGTCAGGACTATTTCGCCGACGGTATCACGGACGACCTGATCACGGGCCTCGCCAAACGCCCGGATCTGCTCGTCATCGCCCGGGACTCGACCTTTCTCTACAAGGATCAGCCGGTCGATGTCCGCGACGTCGCCGAGCGGCTCGGGGTTCGCTACATCTTGAACGGCAGCGTGCGCCGCGAGGGCGACCGGGTGCGGATCAACACCCAGCTCGTCGACGCGAAGACCGGGCGACACGTGTGGGCCGAGACTTTCGACCGCGATACCCGAGAGGTCTTCGACCTGCAGAAGGAAATCACCGGGCAGATCGTCGCCGCCCTGCCTGCGCACACGAGCCCAGGCTCCGCCCCGGAACTCGAGCCCCCGCAGACCAACAGCCTGCCGGCCTATGAAAGCTTCCTGCTGGGGCGGCATCTCTTTTATCAGTATCTCAACCGGGACGAGAACCGCAAGGCGCGAGACTACTTTCGCAAAGCGAGAGAATACGATCCGGATTTCGCCATGGCCTATGCGATGGAGGCCTGGACCCATGCGTTCGACGTCATGAACGGCTGGAGCGAGGACCGGGAGACCTCGCTGCGAAAGGCGCACGAACTGGCGGATGAGGCGACGTCTCTACGCAAGGCGTTGCCGGTGGCCTATTTCGTCAAGGGACTCGCGCACCGCGAACTCGGCGATTACGTCAAGGCCCTGGTCGAGGCTGAGAAGGCGATCGAATACGACCCCAACTACGCCAACGCCCACGTGCTGCTCGCCACGCTGCTCTATTACGCGGGGAGACCGGAGGAAGGTCTGAAGCGTATCCAGGAGGCGATGCAGATCAACCCGCACCACCCCTACAACTATAGCTTTCACCTGGGGCAGGCCTTTTACATCCTGCGCCGCTACCCGGAGGCGGTAGACGCATTTGAACAAGGAATCGCCAGCAACCCCGCCTCGGAACGACTGCATGTCTGGCAGGCCGCCGCACTGGCCCAGACCGGCGCACTCGACGATGCCGCGTGGGAGGCCGATCAGGTCCTGGCACTGAACCCGGGGTTCTCATGGGAACGCATGCAGGAGACGTTTCCGTTCAAGTCACAGGAAGATCGCGAACATTTTCTGGACGGGCTGAAAAAGGCCGGACTGGCCGAGTAACCCGGGAATCCTCAGGGTGACCGGACCAGTTTCATCGCCAGTGACGCGGCCCGGGACCGAACCCTTTCGGAAAGCTCCGGATGGGGGGCTTTGGAGACCAACCCGGTGAACAGCGTACCGACTGGCCGGGCGCCGATGGTCTTCGCCGTCATCTCGAGCTGTTTGCGGGTACCGTACAACCAGTGGCCCATCGCACCCGGCGCGGCGCAGGAGGAAACGAGCAACGCGGGTTTCTTGGGCGTATCTGCCTTGCGGAACTTCGGGGCGTTCATGTCCCAGGGCCAGTAGGCGTAGACGACC encodes the following:
- a CDS encoding cyclic nucleotide-binding domain-containing protein, producing the protein MISVKMDRVLNKLTKIYKPFTLLSRQRLHEVLNNVRLIEMREGEIFQVRGGPDRDYLFLLEGHVEIIEVGSIRTVKGPEQTQNRPIVLPPAPDTTTLVARENAVICHADREMVDDLVSWDGYVHLLGESDLELFRRLERVRNALVFRRLPLEVLEIAFRKMRTLQVKAGEEIVRMGEEGHSYYVISKGAAVVYQVGLYDNGLHEVAKLGEGDAFGCEALISGGTRSETVQATEDTDLLVLEKADFQELIGKSLIKTVSAPIARVMLKSGYGLLDVRYPEEYDERHIPNAALIPLYELRSRLNELHKDGKYIVCCHGGSRSAVAALILCQNHFEVFALEGGIRDWPFEIDTTYQVAAAG
- a CDS encoding winged helix-turn-helix domain-containing tetratricopeptide repeat protein, yielding MGDAFHVGDWSVDSASGRITRDGESVKLEPRVMEVLVYLASHQGEVVSRQELEETLWAGTVVSYEALTGAIQKLRRAFKDDRKAPRVIETLSKRGYRLVAPVYPLVAPEGHVRSTVGDTVPAKEVRWGQVAAIAALAALAVVAFFLWSVPKEEDAHLVADDGAKRSIAVLPFDSLSGDSSQDYFADGITDDLITGLAKRPDLLVIARDSTFLYKDQPVDVRDVAERLGVRYILNGSVRREGDRVRINTQLVDAKTGRHVWAETFDRDTREVFDLQKEITGQIVAALPAHTSPGSAPELEPPQTNSLPAYESFLLGRHLFYQYLNRDENRKARDYFRKAREYDPDFAMAYAMEAWTHAFDVMNGWSEDRETSLRKAHELADEATSLRKALPVAYFVKGLAHRELGDYVKALVEAEKAIEYDPNYANAHVLLATLLYYAGRPEEGLKRIQEAMQINPHHPYNYSFHLGQAFYILRRYPEAVDAFEQGIASNPASERLHVWQAAALAQTGALDDAAWEADQVLALNPGFSWERMQETFPFKSQEDREHFLDGLKKAGLAE